The following is a genomic window from Bacillota bacterium.
CGGTCCCCGACATCGTCGCCGGTGCCCCATCGGCCTCGCCCGGCGGCAGGACGGACGCGGGCAGCGTCCTGGTCTTTTCCGGGGCGACCGGCGGGGCGCTCTATCGGGTGGATGGCCCGGAGCAGGCCGATGAGCTTGGCTTCTCCTTGGCCGCGGTCCACGATATCGATGGGGACGGAACCTCCGATTTGGTCGTCGGGGCCCCATCGGCGTCCCCCGGTGGAAGGTCCGACGCCGGAAGCGTCTTCGTCTTCTCCGGCCGCACCGGAGCCCCGCTGCTGAGGGCCGACGCGGCGACGCCCGGCGGGGAGATGGGCGTGTCCGTCCTGGGGACCGTGGACCTCGACGCCGATGGCTTTTCCGATTTCGCCGTCGGCGCCCCCTCAGCCAGCCCCGCTGGCCGCACCTGGGCTGGAAGCGTCTTTGTCATGTCCGGGCGGACCGGCCTGGTCCTTCAGCGGTTGGATGGCGCGGCGGCCGGCGATGAGTTCGGTTGGTCCCTGGCCAACGCGTCGAATGTTGACGGCGCGGGGGCCCCAGGGGTGGTTGTCGGCGCTCCATCCACGAGTCCATCCGGTCGCCGCTCGGCGGGGACGGCCTACGTCTTCGCCCTGACCTCGCCGACCATTGCCCTTTGCTGCTACGTGCTCTTGGCCGCCCGAGTCATCGCCAAAAGGAACGTCAC
Proteins encoded in this region:
- a CDS encoding integrin alpha, whose translation is SAGPGGVTDAGSLFVALASDGSVLQRVDGTAAEEERAFSLALIGDVNGDGVPDYIVGAPSAAPAGRFLAGSAFIISGLDGSIIRRFDGANAGDQFGWSVAAAGDVNSDGTPDVIVGAPSTAPGGRSFAGSVFVFSGLDGSLLYRFDGPSPGDALGFSVLGGVDLNGDAVPDIVAGAPSASPGGRTDAGSVLVFSGATGGALYRVDGPEQADELGFSLAAVHDIDGDGTSDLVVGAPSASPGGRSDAGSVFVFSGRTGAPLLRADAATPGGEMGVSVLGTVDLDADGFSDFAVGAPSASPAGRTWAGSVFVMSGRTGLVLQRLDGAAAGDEFGWSLANASNVDGAGAPGVVVGAPSTSPSGRRSAGTAYVFALTSPTIALCCYVLLAARVIAKRNVTLLVPVFGIPPRVG